In Desulforegula conservatrix Mb1Pa, the genomic stretch GAGGAAGCCGCTGATTACAGAATCGCTGTTGACCGCCTGCTGAATCCGGCCGACAAGGTTATTGACGAGAATCAGTTGATTGAGGATCTTGGCTGGAATGTATAATCTCAAATTTAAGCAGAGTGTAGCTAAAGACCTAAAAAAAATAGGCAGGGAAGAAGGCGAGAAGATTCTCAAGGCAATAAAGGAAAAGCTCCTGCCAGATCCGTCTTGCGGAAAAGGGCTGAAAGGAAACCTTGCCGCAATCTGGAGTTTCAGAACAGGAG encodes the following:
- a CDS encoding type II toxin-antitoxin system RelE family toxin, with the translated sequence MYNLKFKQSVAKDLKKIGREEGEKILKAIKEKLLPDPSCGKGLKGNLAAIWSFRTGDYRVLYTFNDSELVVLVLRIGHRREVYER